In Candidatus Binataceae bacterium, the genomic stretch ACGCCGGCGCGTATCATGATGCGGCGTGCGCGCGGCTTGTCGCCCATGAGGCGAATATGGCGCGCCAGCGGGCCGACGAAGTGCAGACCCGAGCGCCGGCACGCCTCGGCGAAGTCGCCGTTCTCGGAGAGAAAGCCGTAGCCGGGATGCACCGCGTCGGCGCCGTAGGTCAGCGCCGTGCTGATGATCGACGGGATGTTGAGGTAGCTGTCTTCGGCCGCGGCGGGCCCGATGCACACCGCCTCGTCGGCCATGCGCACGTGCAGCGCGTCCTTGTCGGCGGTCGAATAGACCGCCAGCGTCGCGATGTCCAGTTCGCGGCAGGCGCGAATTATCCGGATTGCGATCGTGCCGCGGTTTGCTACCAGCAGTTTCTTGAACATGGCGCGGTCGCTTACGTCGGGCGCGGCCTCAGCCGGCCTCGATTATCATCAGGGGCTGCCCGTATTCGATGGGCTGGCCATTGTCGCACAGGATCTTGACCAGCTTACCACTAATCTCGGCTTCGATCTCGTTCATCATCTTCATCGCCTCGATGATGCAGAGCGCCTGGCCCTTGCGCACGCTGTCGCCCTCCTCGACGAAGGGATCGGAATCGGGCGACGCGGCGCGGTAAAACGTCCCCACCATCGGGCTCTGCACGTAGCGATGACCGGGAGCGAGCTCCGGCGCGGCCGCCGGCCGCGTATTGGCCGCCGCAGCGCCGGCAGCGCCGGACGCGTTGGCCGCGGCCGCGCGCGCTACGGCGAGCTTCGGCGGACCGGCCGGGGCTGGCGGATGCTCACCGAGGGAACCGGCCGAGCGCACCAGGCGCACCTTGCCCTTTTTGTCTTCGATTTCAAGCTCGCTCAGCCCGAAGTCGCGCATCAGAGCGAGCAGAGCTTTAAGTTCCCGCAGTTCCATCGATGCTCTAGAAGTACGGCGCACGCCGTCTCGCGTTACGCCAAACGGCGTCCGGCGGTTAGGCATCCGCAGCGCCCTGCTTCGTCTCGATCATCCGCCTCGCCGCGCGAAGTGCGAGCAGATAGCCCTCGGCGCCAAATCCCATGATCCGGCCAACCACGATGCCCGCGATGGTCGAGTGATGGCGAAACGGCTCACGCGCGTACACGTTGGACAGATGGACCTCGACGGTCGGCAGATCGCAGGCGGTGATCGCGTCGCGGATGGCCACGCTAGTGTGGGTATAGGCGGCCGGATTTATCACCAACGCCCCCGCGCGCCCGCGCGCCCGCTGGATTCGGTCCACGATCGCTCCTTCACTGTTGGACTGGAACGTCTCGACCTTGAGGCCCAGTTCGCGTCCCAGTGCCTTGAGTGCGCGGTCGATGTCACCCAGACGCGTGCGGCCATAGATTTCCGGCTCGCGCTGGCCGAGCAGGTTGAGGTTCGGTCCGTGGATGATCAACACCGTCGTCAGTGCCGTCGGCGCGCCTCGCACCTTGGTTTCCGCGGCGGGACCGGGTTTTTCCCTGATTGCCATCGCTGGCGGGCATTGAAGCCTACCAACCCACGGCTTTCAAGCAACCATCGTGGTGCGCATCAACAGCGCCGCGCGGCCTGACGCGCCAAGACATCACTAATCATCCCGCTTCTCGTCTTGGCGTGTTCGCCGCGAAGCCAGCGCGGCCTGATAGACCTCGCGCCGGCTGCGCCCGCCCAGATGCGCGATCACCGTGCTCGCCTGCTTGAGCGAAAGCCCGGCCTCGCAGAGCATTTCCACCGTGAGTGCTGGCGCGGCGGCTGAATCGCCGGCGCGGGCTTCCTCTTCCGCTTCCTGTTCACGGCCGGCCCCGGCTACCACCAGCGTAATCTCTCCACGCGCGGGCGTTGCGGTGAAGCGCGCCGCCAACTCCCCTAAAGTTCCGCCCACCACCTCCTCGTAGGTCTTGCCGATTTCGCGCGCGACGGCGGCCTCGCGCGCGGCACCGAAGATTTCGGCCATGTCGGACAGCGCCGCGCCAAGCCGGCGCGCCGCCTCGAAGAACACCATCGTACGCCGCTCGCGCCCAAGCGCCTTCAGCTCGTTTTGCCGTGCTCCTGCCTTTGAGGAGAGGAACCCCTCGAACGTGAAACGATCAGTGGGCAATCCGGCGATCGAGAGCGCTGCGACCACCGCCGACGGGCCTGGAATCGCGCCGACCTCGATTCCGGCGTCGAGCGCCGCGCGCACCAGCCTGAAGCCCGGGTCGGAGATGGCTGGCGTACCAGCGTCGGTTACCAGCGCGATCCGCTCGCCGCGGCGCATCCGCTCAATCAGTTCAGGCGTGCGGCGTTCTTCGTTATGCTCGAAATAACTGACGGTCTGTGTGCGAATCGAATTAGCGGCGAGCAACGGTGCGATTCGCCGCGTGTCCTCGCATGCAATCAGATCGACCTCGGCCAGAGTCGCCAGTGCGCGGGGGCTCAGATCGGCGGGGTCGCCGATCGGCATCGCAACGACGTAAAGCTTTGCCGCCACGCGCGGCTATCGGCGTCGGATCTCTTCCCGGACGACCGTCTCGTCGGCCTTGCGCGCCGCGACGACGCTCATGTGCATGAGACCGAGCATCCCGAGCGCCAGGACTGTCTCGAACGAGTCGCAACCGACAAAGGCCGCGATTCCGCTGAGCAAGCCGAAGAACAGGGCAAACCGTATCGAAGACATTTCACACTCCCTCGATCTCCGGCGATGTGCCCCCGCATGCGCCGGCCGAATGAAAAGTCCGATCGAAAAATCAACCTTCAGTCGTAAATATACATCCGTGCGCGGACGCTGACCATGAAATTGCGATCGGACGGGCAAAAGCGGTCCCGGCTGTTTGCTCTAAATCTTTCGTGTTTCCTTTAGCCGATTCTTATCATTCGATGACCCGTCGAGTAGCCTCCGTCGGCGACTACGGCCTGTCCGGTGATGAAAGATGCGTCTTGCGAGCACAGGAAAAGCGCGACGCGCGCAATTTCTTCGGGTTCGCCGGCGCGCCCCAACAGATGCATCGCGGCGAACGCCTGATGGGCTCGCTCGCGCCGCTCGGGTGTGAGGTTGTCGAAGCCGCTCTCGTACAGCGGCGTTTCGATCGATCCGGGACAGATACAGTTGACGCGAATCCCGTGCTCCGCGTAATCCATCGCCAGCGACTTGGTCAGCAGGATGACGCCGGCCTTCGCGGCGCAGTACGCAGCCATCTGGCGAAAACCCTCGATCCCGGCGACCGACGCGGTGCTCAGGATAACGCCGCCATTTTTCATCAGCTCGGGCAGGGCGTATTTGCAGCCGAGGAAAACGCCCTTTAGATCGACGTCGATCGTGCGATCCCACTCCTCCTCGGTGAGCATATGGGTGCGCCGCGCAAAGCCGATGCCGGCGTTGTTGTAAAGGATGTCGAGGCGGCCGAAGCGGCCCACCGTCTCGGCCACCATCCGCTCGGTATCGGCGGCTTTCGATACGTCGGCCACAATCGCTATCGCCTCGCCGCCGCTGCTGGTGATTTCGGCAACGACCGCGCGGGCGTTGTCCGCAGCGCGATCAGCCACCGCGACCTTCGCGCCTTCGGCGGCGAACAGCAGCGCGGTCGCCCGTCCGATTCCCGATCCCGCGCCGGTGATCAGCGCAATTTTTCCGTCGAGCTTACCCATTTCCGTTTCACTCCGTTTGCTTCGCCGCGCGGTTGTCGGCCGCCGCGGCCAGGCGCTATAGCATCTAGCCTGCGACCCTCAGCGCATCAAGCGCGAGACGCTTTCGAGGAGGTTCCACGCGATGGCACGTCTGCCCTATCTCGACAAATCTGACCTGGCGCCGGAGAACCAGGACCTGCTCGCGCGCAACATCAATCTCGTGCGCGCGCTGGCGCACAGTCCGGACGGCGCGCGCGCTTTCAGCGCGCTCGCCACGTTCATCCGCTTCAAGAGCCGGCTCGATCCGCGCCTGCGCGAGTTGGCGATCCTGCAGGTCGGCTA encodes the following:
- a CDS encoding biotin carboxylase N-terminal domain-containing protein, producing the protein MFKKLLVANRGTIAIRIIRACRELDIATLAVYSTADKDALHVRMADEAVCIGPAAAEDSYLNIPSIISTALTYGADAVHPGYGFLSENGDFAEACRRSGLHFVGPLARHIRLMGDKPRARRIMIRAGV
- the accB gene encoding acetyl-CoA carboxylase biotin carboxyl carrier protein, which codes for MELRELKALLALMRDFGLSELEIEDKKGKVRLVRSAGSLGEHPPAPAGPPKLAVARAAAANASGAAGAAAANTRPAAAPELAPGHRYVQSPMVGTFYRAASPDSDPFVEEGDSVRKGQALCIIEAMKMMNEIEAEISGKLVKILCDNGQPIEYGQPLMIIEAG
- the aroQ gene encoding type II 3-dehydroquinate dehydratase, which gives rise to MAIREKPGPAAETKVRGAPTALTTVLIIHGPNLNLLGQREPEIYGRTRLGDIDRALKALGRELGLKVETFQSNSEGAIVDRIQRARGRAGALVINPAAYTHTSVAIRDAITACDLPTVEVHLSNVYAREPFRHHSTIAGIVVGRIMGFGAEGYLLALRAARRMIETKQGAADA
- the rsmI gene encoding 16S rRNA (cytidine(1402)-2'-O)-methyltransferase; the encoded protein is MAAKLYVVAMPIGDPADLSPRALATLAEVDLIACEDTRRIAPLLAANSIRTQTVSYFEHNEERRTPELIERMRRGERIALVTDAGTPAISDPGFRLVRAALDAGIEVGAIPGPSAVVAALSIAGLPTDRFTFEGFLSSKAGARQNELKALGRERRTMVFFEAARRLGAALSDMAEIFGAAREAAVAREIGKTYEEVVGGTLGELAARFTATPARGEITLVVAGAGREQEAEEEARAGDSAAAPALTVEMLCEAGLSLKQASTVIAHLGGRSRREVYQAALASRRTRQDEKRDD
- a CDS encoding SDR family NAD(P)-dependent oxidoreductase, which translates into the protein MGKLDGKIALITGAGSGIGRATALLFAAEGAKVAVADRAADNARAVVAEITSSGGEAIAIVADVSKAADTERMVAETVGRFGRLDILYNNAGIGFARRTHMLTEEEWDRTIDVDLKGVFLGCKYALPELMKNGGVILSTASVAGIEGFRQMAAYCAAKAGVILLTKSLAMDYAEHGIRVNCICPGSIETPLYESGFDNLTPERRERAHQAFAAMHLLGRAGEPEEIARVALFLCSQDASFITGQAVVADGGYSTGHRMIRIG